In one Arachis duranensis cultivar V14167 chromosome 9, aradu.V14167.gnm2.J7QH, whole genome shotgun sequence genomic region, the following are encoded:
- the LOC107465406 gene encoding preprotein translocase subunit SECE1 — protein MALQAHSPSRLLLHSQSPLQSTQTPSTLTLSLTAAFNPKPLTLSFSRRRQRSITVSPVVEESQESSEPEAEAEAEEKEVTVADELKKAMQERREKEGEEEFWGGVGREIREIEWPPFGKVLGTTSVVISVIFGSSVVLLTLNALLAELSDRVFAGKGVQDFFT, from the coding sequence ATGGCGCTGCAAGCTCACTCTCCTTCACGCTTACTCTTACACTCGCAGTCTCCGTTACAGTCAACACAAACTCCTTCCACTCTCACACTCTCACTCACTGCCGCCTTCAACCCCAAACCCCTCACTCTCTCTTTCTCACGGCGTCGGCAGAGGAGTATTACGGTGTCCCCAGTGGTGGAGGAAAGCCAGGAGAGTTCCGAACCGGAAGcggaagcagaagcagaagagAAAGAAGTGACGGTGGCCGATGAGCTGAAGAAGGCGATGcaggagagaagagagaaagaaggagaagaagagttttggGGCGGAGTAGGGCGAGAGATCAGGGAGATCGAGTGGCCACCCTTTGGGAAGGTGCTGGGCACCACCAGCGTTGTTATCAGCGTCATCTTTGGTTCCAGCGTCGTTTTGCTCACTCTCAATGCTCTTCTCGCTGAGCTTTCTGACCGCGTTTTCGCCGGCAAAGGGGTTCAGGATTTCTTCACCTAA
- the LOC107465352 gene encoding uncharacterized protein LOC107465352 has product MVVEAVKNSRISPLLVGQDNIELSHLQFAYDTILFCPRDEATIRNYKRLLRCFEVLSGLSINFDNSSLILVNCDSEWSQRMCNLLGCKEASLPIKYLGVPLGANPRLVKTWKLIIDKVEDKLSLWKAKSLNKAGKLILIKSVLNSLPVYYLSLYKMPKLIAEKLISLQMRFLWSNENGKHRIPLVKWEIVQAPKKLGSLGVGDAVLRNTALLFKWW; this is encoded by the coding sequence ATGGTAGTTGAAGCTGTGAAAAATAGTAGGATTTCTCCATTGCTGGTCGGACAGGACAACATCGAATTGTCTCACTTACAGTTTGCATATGACACCATCTTGTTCTGTCCACGAGATGAGGCTACTATCAGAAATTACAAGAGGCTTTTGCGGTGTTTTGAGGTGTTGTCTGGTTTgagtattaattttgataactccAGCTTAATTCTAGTTAATTGTGATAGTGAGTGGTCGCAAAGAATGTGTAATTTATTGGGGTGTAAAGAAGCATCCCTGCCTATTAAATACCTTGGTGTTCCACTTGGAGCGAACCCAAGACTTGTCAAGACATGGAAACTAATTATAGATAAGGTGGAAGACAAACTCAGTTTGTGGAAAGCAAAATCGTTAAACAAAGCTGGGAAATTGATACTTATTAAATCAGTACTTAATAGTTTGCCAGTGTACTACCTGAGCTTGTACAAAATGCCAAAACTAATAGCAGAAAAGCTAATTTCACTGCAGATGAGATTTTTGTGGAGCAATGAAAATGGCAAGCATAGAATACCTTTAGTGAAATGGGAAATAGTACAAGCTCCGAAAAAGTTAGGAAGTTTGGGAGTGGGGGATGCAGTACTTCGAAATACCGCACTGCTATTCAAATGGTGGTAG
- the LOC107465403 gene encoding ABC transporter I family member 1, whose protein sequence is MCIRKPPFPRLLLNNVSCMRNAQQVLRHVNVSLHDGSALVLTGANGSGKTTFLRMLAGFSRPSAGEILWNGHNIQDSGIFHQYKLQLNWLSLKDAITDRFTVLENVQWFEVLEGKSGRALPALELMGLGRLAKEKPRMLSMGQRKRVQLARLIALDRPIWLLDEPSVALDDEGVKLLEYIISEHRKNGGIVIVATHLPIEIHDSMVLRLPPRFPRRMTFFDMLDRSDIM, encoded by the coding sequence ATGTGTATTAGAAAACCCCCATTCCCTCGTCTCCTCCTTAACAATGTCTCTTGCATGAGAAATGCTCAGCAAGTTCTCCGTCATGTCAATGTCTCTCTCCATGACGGAAGTGCGCTCGTCCTAACTGGTGCAAATGGCTCTGGCAAGACCACCTTCCTCCGCATGCTAGCTGGATTTTCCCGTCCCTCAGCTGGTGAAATTCTTTGGAATGGACACAACATACAAGATTCTGGAATCTTCCACCAGTACAAGCTCCAGCTCAACTGGCTCTCCCTCAAGGATGCGATCACTGATCGGTTCACGGTTCTCGAAAATGTTCAGTGGTTTGAGGTTCTTGAAGGAAAGTCTGGCAGGGCTTTACCTGCGCTTGAGTTGATGGGGCTGGGCAGATTGGCCAAGGAGAAGCCAAGGATGCTATCCATGGGGCAGCGGAAAAGAGTGCAACTTGCAAGGTTGATTGCTCTCGATCGACCCATATGGTTGCTTGATGAGCCTTCCGTTGCGTTGGATGATGAAGGGGTGAAGTTACTTGAGTACATCATTTCGGAACATCGGAAAAATGGAGGGATTGTGATTGTGGCTACTCATTTACCTATTGAAATACATGATTCCATGGTGTTGCGGCTCCCACCCAGGTTTCCAAGGAGGATGACTTTCTTTGATATGCTTGATCGTTCGGATATTATGTAA
- the LOC107465384 gene encoding heavy metal-associated isoprenylated plant protein 28-like codes for MESSNSDTPVFTLKVDFGCSMECPRDVKNMLQQLKGVKSISIDSNQGKVIVVGHVSPVMLIKLLQKMGRKAQLWSFDKPTMHNTGGFSPKQRQKSRNSHCCCESSDSGEDSDTDIYNGHLSCKHKDHRAQRHDKKSKKRCSCKHNLRFADEYAAPPSFTGYQPQLMQGYQPYAGYQQPMLGYQPYMGYHLPLQYQSVAYARPVPSHGYYRQVHPVPSSYWHPRYGSRFLAKQNPMFHYTSYADNYHYPV; via the exons ATGGAGTCCTCCAATTCTGACACTCCG GTTTTTACCTTAAAAGTTGATTTTGGATGCTCAATGGAATGCCCAAGGGATGTGAAGAACATGTTGCAACAACTTAAGG GAGTGAAATCTATTTCCATTGATTCAAACCAAGGGAAGGTAATAGTTGTAGGCCATGTAAGTCCCGTGATGCTAATcaagcttcttcagaagatggGAAGAAAGGCACAACTTTGGTCTTTTGACAAACCAACAATGCACAACACCGGTGGCTTTTCTCCTAAGCAAAGACAGAAATCACGGAATTCGCATTGTTGTTGTGAGAGTAGTGACTCCGGGGAAGATTCCGATACTGATATTTACAATGGCCATTTATCTTGTAAACACAAAGATCACAGGGCTCAGCGGCATGATAAAAAGAGCAAGAAAAGGTGTAGCTGTAAACATAACCTACGTTTTGCTGATGAATATGCAGCACCACCATCATTTACAGGGTACCAACCACAACTGATGCAAGGGTACCAACCATACGCCGGATATCAACAACCAATGCTAGGGTACCAACCATACATGGGATACCATTTACCATTGCAGTACCAATCTGTGGCATATGCAAGACCAGTCCCTAGCCATGGTTACTATAGGCAGGTTCATCCTGTCCCATCCAGTTACTGGCATCCACGATATGGCTCGAGGTTTTTGGCTAAACAGAATCCCATGTTCCACTATACCAGTTATGCAGACAATTACCACTATCCTGTGTAG